The following is a genomic window from Paraburkholderia flagellata.
ACGGCAACACCATGCAGTACCTGCAAATTCATGTTCCATCCTTCAAGGCGTGCATGCGTACGCGTTGGCCAAAGCACTATTCCTACGCGGTGGGCGCCGCTGGTCATTTGCGAATGCTCGCGCTAACTTCTCCCGATGCGCGAGCTTTTACGCACCGCCAAACGGCTTTTGCACGGTCAGCTTGTTGGTCACGGAGGTCACCCCCGGCACACCCTTCGCAATCTCCGCAACCTCATTGACCTGCGAAGCGTTCATGACTGTGCCGCTCAGCGTCACCGCGCCGCTCCTTGCGACGATGCTGATATTGCCGGCGCTGATCTCCTTGTGCTTGCCGATGGCGGCATACACCTGCCGGCGCAGCGCGCGGTCGGCTTTCCTTGCGTTGATGGGAGGCGTTGCGCTTTCCGCAATCGATGCAGCCGGCATACCGGCAGGTACACTGGCTGTCTGACCCGGCTGCGACCATGCGTTGCTGGACGCGGCCAGAATCAATGTGGCAACTGCCAACGCGCGTGCCTGAATACTTTTCATC
Proteins encoded in this region:
- a CDS encoding BON domain-containing protein → MKSIQARALAVATLILAASSNAWSQPGQTASVPAGMPAASIAESATPPINARKADRALRRQVYAAIGKHKEISAGNISIVARSGAVTLSGTVMNASQVNEVAEIAKGVPGVTSVTNKLTVQKPFGGA